Proteins found in one Nocardia brasiliensis ATCC 700358 genomic segment:
- a CDS encoding NAD(P)H-dependent flavin oxidoreductase codes for MRTEICERLGIEFPIFAFTHCRDVAAAVSNAGGLGVLGAVGFTAEELEVELAWLDEHVHGVYGVDLVIPSKYEGQGIDGLTPEELEAKLAELVPHGHRDFAEKILADHGVPQLPDGERHNQLLGWTATTAAPQVEVILRHPKAKLVANALGTPPDDVIKQVQDSGRLIGALCGSVKHALNHKNAGLDFVVCQGTEGGGHCGEISSLVLWPQVIDAVGDLPVLAAGGIGNGRQVAAALAMGAQGAWTGSLWLTVEEANVPPAQMQTYIDATSHDTVRSRSWTGKPCRMLRNDWTDAWEQADTPDPLPMPLQMMVALDGVKRGHRYPEAAKDVNFNPVGQVVGMMQRVERSADVVGRLIEEYVEACDRLSKLNG; via the coding sequence ATGCGTACCGAAATCTGCGAGCGGCTCGGGATCGAATTCCCGATCTTCGCGTTCACCCACTGCCGCGACGTGGCGGCCGCAGTCAGCAATGCCGGCGGGCTCGGCGTGCTCGGTGCGGTCGGCTTCACCGCCGAGGAACTCGAGGTCGAACTGGCCTGGCTGGACGAGCACGTGCACGGCGTGTACGGCGTCGACCTGGTCATCCCTAGCAAATACGAGGGCCAGGGCATCGACGGCCTCACCCCCGAGGAACTCGAGGCCAAGCTCGCGGAGCTGGTGCCGCACGGTCACCGCGATTTCGCCGAGAAGATCCTGGCCGACCACGGCGTCCCGCAACTGCCCGACGGCGAACGGCACAACCAGTTGCTCGGCTGGACGGCGACCACCGCCGCCCCGCAGGTGGAAGTGATCCTGCGGCATCCGAAGGCCAAGCTGGTCGCCAACGCCCTCGGCACGCCGCCGGACGACGTGATCAAGCAGGTGCAGGATTCGGGCCGGCTGATCGGAGCGCTCTGCGGTTCGGTCAAGCACGCGCTCAACCACAAGAACGCGGGCCTGGACTTCGTGGTCTGCCAGGGCACCGAGGGCGGCGGGCACTGCGGCGAGATCTCGTCACTGGTGTTGTGGCCGCAGGTGATCGATGCCGTCGGCGATCTGCCGGTGCTGGCCGCGGGCGGGATCGGCAACGGCCGCCAGGTCGCGGCGGCGCTGGCGATGGGCGCCCAGGGCGCGTGGACCGGATCGCTCTGGCTCACCGTCGAGGAGGCCAACGTGCCGCCCGCGCAGATGCAGACCTACATCGACGCCACCAGCCACGACACCGTGCGTTCCCGGTCGTGGACCGGCAAGCCGTGCCGCATGCTGCGCAACGACTGGACCGACGCCTGGGAGCAGGCCGACACCCCCGACCCGCTGCCCATGCCGTTGCAGATGATGGTGGCGCTGGACGGCGTCAAGCGCGGGCACCGCTACCCGGAGGCGGCGAAGGACGTGAACTTCAATCCGGTCGGCCAGGTGGTCGGCATGATGCAGCGGGTCGAACGCTCCGCCGACGTGGTCGGCCGGCTGATCGAGGAGTACGTCGAGGCGTGCGATCGCCTCAGCAAACTCAACGGCTGA
- a CDS encoding class I SAM-dependent methyltransferase, with the protein MVDHPNASDVAVTRASYDEMAELYTEFAKNHLAGKPFDRAILGVFAELVRGPVADIGCGPGRLTTHLAGLGVDVRGIDLSPEMIRIARRQYPQLSFEVGSMERLALADNSLGGILAWYSLIHLPPERVPGVLNEFYRVLEPEGHALLAFQAFDGTEAVTAFDHKVARAYRWSPERMAELLREAGFEVRARLIRQPDPDERFPEGCLLAVKLRQ; encoded by the coding sequence GTGGTTGATCATCCGAACGCATCCGATGTAGCCGTCACCCGCGCGTCCTACGACGAGATGGCCGAGCTGTACACCGAATTCGCCAAGAACCATCTCGCGGGCAAGCCGTTCGATCGCGCGATACTGGGCGTCTTCGCGGAACTCGTGCGCGGTCCTGTCGCCGATATCGGTTGTGGGCCAGGGCGATTGACGACGCACCTGGCCGGACTCGGCGTCGACGTCCGCGGCATCGACCTGTCGCCGGAGATGATCCGCATCGCCCGCAGGCAATACCCGCAGCTGTCCTTCGAGGTGGGTTCGATGGAGCGGTTGGCGCTGGCCGACAACTCGCTCGGCGGCATCCTCGCCTGGTATTCGCTCATCCACTTGCCGCCCGAACGCGTGCCGGGGGTGTTGAACGAGTTCTATCGGGTACTCGAACCAGAAGGACACGCGCTGTTGGCTTTCCAGGCGTTCGACGGAACCGAGGCCGTGACAGCGTTCGACCACAAAGTGGCTCGCGCCTACCGCTGGTCGCCCGAGCGGATGGCCGAGTTGCTGCGCGAGGCCGGGTTCGAGGTCCGCGCCCGGCTGATCCGGCAGCCGGATCCGGACGAACGCTTCCCGGAGGGTTGCCTGCTGGCGGTAAAGCTTCGTCAATAG
- a CDS encoding DUF5996 family protein translates to MTVAFEPLPAIPLESWRPTKETLHRFAQVVGKVALAAGIRRNHWWHMTYRLTARGWTTVPLGSARSGPVFTCAFDFFDHVLRIATDQGAEAEIDLVDQSVATFYGAVRNGLRDLDVNVTLAHPYPFDLPDARRPFEDDDEHRHYDPDKVRHAFRVQGQVGRVLEEFSATYSGKISPVQLFWHTFDIAVQRFSPRHVELPDSVDSVTREAYSREVISSGFWFGDDKVPEPTFYSYTAPEPAGLAERALTPNGARWVASGAGHSAYYAYDEARAAADPVGAALEFFQSVYANGAELAGWDTDQLTCWGGITDPVLREKGWPEWPE, encoded by the coding sequence ATGACCGTCGCATTCGAGCCGCTGCCCGCGATCCCGCTGGAATCCTGGCGGCCGACCAAAGAGACCCTGCACCGGTTCGCTCAGGTCGTCGGCAAGGTGGCGCTGGCCGCTGGCATTCGGCGCAACCACTGGTGGCATATGACATATCGGCTCACCGCCCGCGGCTGGACCACGGTGCCGCTGGGCTCCGCGCGTTCCGGGCCGGTGTTCACCTGCGCGTTCGACTTCTTCGATCACGTGCTGCGGATCGCGACCGATCAGGGCGCCGAAGCCGAGATCGATCTGGTCGACCAGTCCGTCGCCACGTTCTACGGCGCGGTGCGCAACGGCCTGCGCGACCTCGACGTGAATGTCACACTGGCGCACCCCTACCCGTTCGACCTGCCGGACGCGCGACGGCCGTTCGAGGACGACGACGAGCACCGCCACTACGACCCGGACAAGGTGCGCCACGCGTTCCGGGTGCAGGGTCAGGTGGGCCGGGTGCTCGAGGAGTTCAGCGCCACCTATTCGGGCAAGATCAGCCCGGTCCAGCTGTTCTGGCACACCTTCGACATCGCCGTGCAGCGGTTCTCGCCGCGCCATGTCGAGCTGCCCGACTCGGTGGATTCGGTGACCCGCGAGGCCTATTCGCGCGAGGTGATCAGCTCCGGGTTCTGGTTCGGCGACGACAAGGTGCCCGAGCCGACCTTCTACAGCTACACCGCGCCCGAACCCGCCGGGCTGGCCGAGCGGGCGCTGACCCCGAACGGCGCCCGCTGGGTCGCCTCCGGCGCCGGGCACTCGGCCTACTACGCCTACGACGAAGCCCGCGCGGCGGCCGATCCGGTCGGCGCCGCGCTCGAGTTCTTCCAGTCCGTCTACGCGAACGGGGCGGAGCTGGCCGGGTGGGACACCGACCAGCTCACCTGCTGGGGCGGCATTACCGACCCGGTGCTGCGCGAAAAGGGCTGGCCGGAATGGCCGGAGTGA
- a CDS encoding cutinase family protein: protein MAFREFFARHRIASAVAAPAVLGVAAAVAATFALTSSPQTRDTQLTTSVTECHDMVTVSVAGRNDTPVAGTTKLLVGADGKELPAAMAGDHNSEWVDPVVNAPNGQVEPGSYAAVYIAYPANMATYEDAVNAGAANTEQVMREISKACPDTKFSIVGYSEGADVVRRVAQKIGHQEAGQDGAYGIVDPDDVLGVVILADAGRSAGDGPFPGAKDPFGNPDGFDQKYQNGKNPVPGKGALPGTSGDFGKLNGKIASFCSDGDLTCSAPENISLLQLVVNVGRQINVDALERDGLTPATGQDVAVVLGRIAMTAFADIAANPNWMKSDETFLQVLLKVSDPAYKPGQPPATTPAKADAIAADDMSPLAYLPQKILNEIIGLIVTNQNTIPVVMSDPYKLTLGPNHTGHHFDYWKDADPANGKPLTSAEYAAAWITHLAKQAQEGKKIDKNAKPEQADVEAVYRAAAATSTSKAAPTSTTAAPTSTSAAPTVSTTPSTTAPTTTPAPSTTTTPPATTTTSAPSEIAAPIDTTKPAPSATSTTESAAPTATSTVAPATTSTVAPAN, encoded by the coding sequence ATGGCTTTTCGCGAGTTCTTCGCGCGACACCGGATCGCCTCGGCGGTCGCGGCGCCCGCGGTGCTGGGCGTGGCGGCGGCGGTGGCCGCCACGTTCGCATTGACGTCGTCGCCACAGACCAGGGATACGCAGCTCACGACGTCGGTGACCGAGTGTCATGACATGGTGACGGTTTCGGTGGCCGGACGCAACGACACTCCGGTGGCGGGAACCACGAAGCTGCTCGTCGGCGCGGACGGCAAGGAACTGCCCGCCGCGATGGCCGGGGACCACAACAGCGAGTGGGTCGATCCGGTGGTCAACGCGCCGAACGGGCAGGTGGAGCCCGGCTCCTACGCCGCGGTGTACATCGCCTATCCGGCGAACATGGCCACCTACGAGGACGCGGTCAACGCCGGCGCCGCGAACACCGAACAGGTGATGCGCGAGATCTCGAAGGCCTGCCCGGACACCAAGTTCTCGATCGTGGGCTACAGCGAGGGCGCCGATGTCGTGCGTCGCGTCGCCCAGAAGATCGGCCACCAGGAGGCGGGCCAGGACGGCGCGTACGGGATCGTCGATCCCGACGATGTCCTCGGCGTCGTGATCCTCGCCGACGCGGGCCGCAGCGCGGGCGACGGACCGTTCCCCGGCGCGAAGGATCCGTTCGGCAACCCCGACGGCTTCGACCAGAAGTATCAGAACGGCAAGAATCCCGTACCGGGCAAGGGCGCGTTGCCCGGCACCAGCGGTGATTTCGGCAAACTGAACGGCAAGATCGCTTCGTTCTGCTCCGACGGCGACCTGACTTGTTCGGCGCCGGAAAACATTTCGCTGTTGCAGCTGGTGGTCAACGTGGGCAGGCAGATCAATGTCGACGCGCTCGAACGAGACGGGCTGACCCCGGCCACCGGCCAGGATGTCGCCGTCGTGCTCGGCCGGATCGCGATGACCGCGTTCGCCGATATCGCCGCGAACCCGAACTGGATGAAGAGCGACGAGACCTTCCTCCAGGTGCTGTTGAAGGTGTCCGATCCCGCCTACAAGCCGGGCCAGCCGCCGGCCACGACCCCGGCGAAGGCCGATGCGATCGCGGCCGACGACATGTCGCCGCTGGCGTACCTGCCGCAGAAGATCCTGAACGAGATCATCGGTCTCATCGTGACGAACCAGAACACCATTCCGGTGGTGATGAGTGATCCGTACAAGCTCACCCTCGGCCCGAACCACACCGGCCACCACTTCGACTACTGGAAGGACGCCGACCCCGCCAACGGCAAGCCGCTGACCTCCGCCGAATACGCGGCGGCGTGGATCACCCACCTGGCCAAGCAGGCGCAGGAGGGCAAGAAGATCGACAAGAACGCCAAGCCGGAGCAGGCGGACGTGGAAGCGGTGTACAGGGCGGCCGCGGCCACCAGCACCAGCAAGGCCGCGCCGACCAGCACGACCGCGGCGCCGACCAGCACCAGCGCCGCGCCCACGGTCAGCACGACGCCGTCCACCACGGCCCCGACCACCACGCCGGCGCCGTCCACGACCACCACCCCGCCGGCCACGACGACCACCTCGGCCCCGTCCGAGATCGCCGCGCCGATCGACACCACCAAGCCGGCCCCGTCGGCGACCAGCACCACGGAATCCGCCGCGCCCACCGCCACGAGCACCGTGGCTCCGGCCACTACGAGCACCGTGGCACCGGCCAACTGA
- a CDS encoding ABC1 kinase family protein codes for MAGSRRTGLARSAKLAKLPMSIMARRVTATGRAMMTGASRGELDDELIDKAADQVFAVLGELKGGAMKLGQALSVAEASIPPRFADRYREALTRLQSQAPPMPTGAVHRMLAEQLGTRWRERFTSFDDQPVAAASIGQVHRAVWRDGRDVAVKVQYPGADTALLSDLKMLQMFSGAFGLMMPGADTKALIAEFIDRTADELDYRIEADHQRRFAKEFAGDPDFQVPRVIASAPKVLVSEWLQATPLSAIIANGTKAQRDRAGALLVEFSLSAPVRVGYLHCDPHPGNFQLLDDGRLGVIDFGASIALPEGIPAVIGELARCAVQQDYDQLVLVMRDNGFVRPGHALELGPIERLVAPIVAQINGDSVHISRELLQGHTARALDMKNVSLVNTRAVKAPTEIPELAMLGRVFAGVVGVCAQLDAEGPFLESVARWLPGFAADGAAA; via the coding sequence ATGGCAGGCAGTAGGCGTACGGGGTTGGCACGGTCGGCGAAACTGGCCAAGCTGCCTATGAGCATCATGGCCCGCCGGGTCACCGCGACCGGTCGCGCGATGATGACCGGCGCGTCTCGTGGCGAGCTGGACGACGAGCTCATCGATAAGGCCGCCGACCAGGTGTTCGCCGTGCTCGGTGAGCTCAAGGGCGGCGCGATGAAACTCGGTCAGGCGCTGAGCGTGGCCGAGGCGAGCATCCCGCCCCGGTTCGCCGATCGCTATCGCGAGGCGCTCACCCGGCTGCAATCACAAGCCCCGCCGATGCCGACCGGCGCGGTGCATCGGATGCTCGCCGAGCAACTCGGCACCCGCTGGCGGGAGCGATTCACCAGCTTCGACGATCAACCGGTCGCGGCCGCCAGCATCGGGCAGGTCCACCGCGCGGTCTGGCGGGACGGACGCGACGTCGCGGTCAAGGTCCAGTACCCCGGCGCCGACACCGCCCTGCTGTCGGACCTCAAGATGCTCCAGATGTTCTCCGGCGCTTTCGGTCTCATGATGCCGGGCGCGGACACCAAAGCGCTGATCGCCGAGTTCATCGACCGCACGGCTGACGAACTCGACTACCGGATCGAGGCGGATCATCAGCGCCGCTTCGCCAAGGAGTTCGCCGGCGACCCGGACTTCCAGGTGCCGCGGGTGATCGCGAGCGCGCCGAAAGTGCTGGTCTCGGAATGGCTGCAAGCCACCCCGCTGTCCGCGATCATCGCGAACGGCACCAAGGCGCAGCGCGATCGGGCGGGCGCACTGCTGGTGGAGTTTTCCCTGTCCGCGCCGGTGCGGGTCGGCTACCTGCACTGCGATCCACATCCCGGCAACTTTCAGCTGCTCGACGACGGCCGCCTGGGCGTCATCGACTTCGGCGCGTCTATCGCGCTGCCCGAGGGCATCCCCGCGGTGATCGGCGAGCTGGCCCGCTGTGCCGTGCAGCAGGACTACGACCAGCTGGTACTCGTCATGCGGGACAACGGTTTCGTGCGCCCCGGGCACGCGCTCGAGCTCGGCCCGATCGAACGGCTGGTCGCGCCGATCGTCGCGCAGATCAACGGCGACAGTGTGCACATCAGCCGCGAACTGTTGCAGGGCCACACCGCGCGCGCTCTCGATATGAAGAACGTGTCGCTGGTCAACACCCGGGCGGTGAAGGCGCCCACCGAGATTCCCGAACTGGCCATGCTGGGCCGGGTGTTCGCCGGTGTGGTGGGGGTCTGCGCGCAACTCGATGCCGAGGGGCCGTTCCTCGAGTCGGTTGCGCGCTGGCTACCCGGATTCGCAGCGGACGGTGCGGCGGCCTGA
- a CDS encoding DMT family transporter translates to MTQRGWALFLAMGVIWGVPYAMIRIAVDDFDPVVVAFGRTLIGALVLLPIAWYTKALGPVFKRWRPLLLYTVVEIVGPWLFIGFAETTLNSSTVGLLIAAVPLIAVVIVTKLGHDRFDRRRVTGLMVGFAGVAALVGLDIDLSDPAAIGAIALTTVGYALGPIVINRSLADLPPLGVVTASLLIAAVVYAPFAVLRRPASYPADATLSVLGLALVCTAAAFLLFFALISEVGPARATVITYINPAVAIVLGVSALGEPLTAGMAIGFPLVILGSILGTARSREVHEDALTCSPAAPEAAAQLPERPPDQQPDLSVRG, encoded by the coding sequence ATGACGCAGCGCGGGTGGGCACTGTTCCTCGCGATGGGCGTGATCTGGGGCGTGCCGTACGCGATGATCCGGATCGCGGTGGACGATTTCGATCCGGTGGTGGTGGCATTCGGCCGCACCCTGATCGGCGCGCTCGTCCTGTTGCCGATCGCGTGGTACACCAAGGCCCTCGGGCCGGTGTTCAAGCGGTGGCGGCCGTTGCTGCTGTACACCGTGGTGGAGATCGTCGGACCGTGGCTGTTCATCGGCTTCGCCGAGACCACGCTCAACAGTTCGACCGTTGGCCTGTTGATCGCCGCGGTCCCGTTGATCGCGGTGGTGATCGTGACCAAGCTCGGCCACGACCGGTTCGACCGGCGCCGGGTCACCGGGCTGATGGTCGGATTCGCGGGCGTGGCCGCGCTGGTCGGTCTCGACATCGACCTGTCCGATCCGGCCGCCATCGGCGCGATCGCGCTGACCACCGTCGGTTATGCGCTCGGCCCGATCGTGATCAATCGATCGCTGGCCGATCTGCCCCCGCTCGGCGTGGTGACCGCCTCGCTGCTGATCGCCGCCGTGGTCTACGCGCCGTTCGCGGTATTGCGCAGGCCGGCAAGCTATCCCGCCGATGCCACCCTCTCGGTGCTCGGCCTCGCGCTGGTGTGCACCGCCGCGGCGTTCCTGTTGTTCTTCGCGCTGATCTCGGAGGTCGGCCCGGCCCGCGCGACCGTGATCACCTACATCAACCCCGCGGTGGCCATCGTGCTCGGGGTGAGCGCGCTCGGCGAACCGCTGACCGCGGGCATGGCGATCGGCTTCCCGCTGGTGATCCTGGGTTCCATCCTCGGTACCGCGCGCAGCCGGGAAGTACACGAGGACGCGCTGACCTGTTCGCCCGCCGCCCCCGAAGCGGCCGCGCAGTTGCCGGAGCGCCCGCCGGACCAGCAACCGGACCTGTCGGTGCGCGGGTGA
- a CDS encoding WS/DGAT/MGAT family O-acyltransferase yields MELIAPVDAVFLLAESREHPMHVGSLQLFEAPEDAGPDFARLTYEKLSAAKEIDSTFRKHPATLFGAPQMAWSRAEDVELGYHLRRLALPSPGRIDQLVELASGLHSTLLDRHRPLWEIYLIEGLADGRFAVYSKMHHALIDGVSAQRVLQRTLTGDPADAQPRVPWNLPKRPRRENTGAAGGLRGAARNLLSAAGSGAAMVRVARQALLQQQLTLPFEAPRTMFNVPIGGARRTAVRSVPLERIKQVKKATGSTVNDVVLTMSSGALRSYLAERDALPDKPLIAMVPMSLRSADDTETNGVKVGAVLCNLATDIADPLERLRVVSESMRKSKDVYSSLSRTQTMALSALMLSPLALSLLPGLMPLTTPAFNIVISNVPGQREPMYWNGARLDATYPMSIPFDGQAVNLTLTTTADHLDFGVVGCRRTVPELPRLLDHLEHALTELEEAAV; encoded by the coding sequence ATGGAACTCATCGCACCGGTCGATGCCGTCTTCTTGCTCGCCGAATCGCGGGAACACCCGATGCACGTCGGCTCGCTGCAACTCTTCGAAGCGCCCGAGGACGCCGGACCCGATTTCGCCCGGCTCACGTACGAAAAGTTGTCGGCGGCCAAGGAAATCGACTCGACCTTCCGCAAACACCCGGCCACCCTGTTCGGCGCCCCGCAAATGGCCTGGAGCCGGGCCGAGGACGTGGAACTGGGATATCACCTGCGCCGGCTCGCGCTACCGAGCCCGGGCCGGATCGACCAGCTGGTCGAACTCGCGTCCGGGCTGCACAGCACGCTGCTCGACCGGCATCGTCCGCTGTGGGAGATCTACCTGATCGAGGGTCTCGCGGACGGCCGCTTCGCGGTGTACTCGAAGATGCACCACGCCTTGATCGATGGCGTCTCCGCGCAGCGCGTCCTGCAGCGCACGCTGACCGGCGACCCGGCCGACGCGCAGCCGCGGGTGCCGTGGAATCTGCCGAAACGTCCACGCCGGGAGAACACCGGTGCAGCCGGTGGACTGCGTGGCGCGGCACGAAATCTGTTGTCCGCCGCGGGATCCGGTGCCGCGATGGTCCGGGTGGCGCGCCAGGCCCTACTGCAGCAGCAGCTGACGTTGCCGTTCGAGGCGCCCCGCACGATGTTCAACGTGCCGATCGGCGGCGCCCGCCGCACCGCGGTCCGGTCGGTGCCGCTGGAACGGATCAAACAGGTCAAGAAGGCGACCGGGTCGACCGTCAACGACGTGGTGCTGACCATGTCGTCCGGCGCGCTGCGGTCCTACCTCGCCGAGCGGGATGCGTTGCCGGACAAGCCGTTGATCGCGATGGTGCCGATGTCGCTGCGCTCGGCCGACGACACCGAGACCAACGGCGTGAAGGTCGGCGCGGTGCTGTGCAATCTCGCCACCGATATCGCCGACCCGCTGGAGCGGCTGCGCGTGGTGAGCGAATCCATGCGCAAGAGCAAGGATGTCTACAGTTCGCTGTCCCGCACGCAGACCATGGCGCTGTCGGCGCTGATGCTCAGCCCGCTCGCCCTGAGCCTGCTGCCCGGGCTCATGCCGCTGACCACACCGGCGTTCAACATCGTGATCTCGAATGTGCCCGGTCAGCGGGAACCGATGTACTGGAACGGCGCCCGCTTGGACGCGACCTATCCGATGTCGATCCCGTTCGACGGCCAGGCGGTGAACCTCACCCTGACCACCACCGCGGACCACCTCGACTTCGGCGTGGTGGGCTGCCGCCGCACCGTGCCGGAACTCCCGCGCCTGCTCGACCACCTGGAGCACGCGCTGACCGAGTTGGAGGAAGCCGCCGTCTGA
- a CDS encoding SRPBCC family protein encodes MTKLLTIVAIVLVVGALAGLVALIVSRRWAKALLAGGGNPIKPVPAKALRGFVDDKAAFVVTAEHTFDAPRERVWAALDTNGLFSWLPLVNGMRYRDDNRGVGTTRVFDGLLVAGEEQVIAREEGHRLALTATKSSVPFVMKSITEEYELHGNGSGDTTLTWTLAVQPRFGALLPLQLFVPLARPVARWSLRGLSTRI; translated from the coding sequence ATGACAAAGCTTCTCACCATCGTCGCCATCGTGCTCGTCGTCGGCGCGCTCGCCGGGCTGGTGGCGCTCATCGTGTCCCGCCGGTGGGCCAAGGCGCTGCTCGCCGGTGGCGGCAACCCGATCAAGCCGGTGCCCGCAAAGGCGTTGCGCGGCTTCGTCGATGACAAAGCGGCCTTTGTCGTCACCGCGGAGCACACCTTCGACGCACCGCGCGAGCGAGTGTGGGCGGCGCTGGACACCAACGGCTTGTTCTCCTGGTTGCCGCTGGTCAACGGCATGCGCTACCGCGACGACAACCGGGGCGTCGGCACCACGCGCGTGTTCGACGGCCTGCTGGTCGCGGGGGAGGAGCAGGTGATCGCCAGGGAGGAAGGCCATAGGCTCGCGTTGACCGCGACGAAGTCCTCGGTACCGTTTGTCATGAAGTCGATCACCGAGGAATACGAGCTTCACGGAAACGGTTCCGGTGACACGACTCTCACGTGGACGCTCGCGGTGCAGCCGCGCTTCGGCGCGCTGTTGCCGCTGCAACTCTTCGTGCCACTGGCCCGTCCGGTGGCGCGCTGGAGCCTGCGTGGGCTAAGCACTCGGATCTGA
- a CDS encoding FAD-dependent monooxygenase, with product MLEIEVLIVGGGPVGLTARALLQRWGVRTLVVEKRRELSPFPRSRLINARTMEIFRGLGIAETITARAFPPEYGRIRFRDRLLDKDFASAAMVGVDAPIAASPVLGVLSSQDRLEPTLLGAASTPVRFEVEAVDLAETAEGVVASLIDRSSGATTEVRARYAIGADGANSAVRQGLAIGTTGPGVLSRATSVVFDADLPRWRAEQPAGVYFTMQGSFAPLYPEGGWLWFVPTPDDVVDADWPALLANALGPQVPAEVLRVQHWEMNAHVAERFRAGRVLLAGDAAHALPIVGGLGMNTGVADVHNLCWKLAGVLRGWAGPKLLDTYEIERLPVAHRTLRQAVENTRLMLQVQHGRRDPRPGNSPAKIELPWSEQYFAQMGLVLGVSYRSAAVHTTDTAAAESSDMGTEYVPTALPGHRMPHLWLADGRSTLDLLGAWFTLLTPAPDEWQQPALPWPLRIETLAGAHADRWGLGTDGALLVRPDGHIGARWATRPDAESALREVLAAITCTQS from the coding sequence ATGCTCGAGATCGAGGTGTTGATCGTCGGCGGCGGGCCGGTCGGGCTGACGGCCCGTGCCCTGCTGCAACGCTGGGGGGTGCGCACGCTGGTGGTCGAGAAGCGCCGCGAACTCTCCCCGTTTCCCAGGTCGCGGCTGATCAACGCCCGAACGATGGAGATCTTTCGCGGGCTCGGCATCGCCGAGACGATCACCGCCCGCGCCTTCCCGCCGGAGTACGGGCGCATCCGCTTCCGGGATCGGTTGCTGGACAAGGACTTCGCCTCGGCGGCGATGGTCGGGGTGGACGCGCCGATCGCGGCGAGTCCGGTGCTCGGCGTGCTCAGTTCGCAGGATCGTTTGGAGCCGACCCTGCTCGGGGCGGCGAGCACCCCGGTGCGCTTCGAGGTCGAGGCCGTCGATCTGGCCGAGACCGCCGAGGGCGTCGTGGCGTCGCTGATCGATCGGAGCAGCGGGGCGACGACCGAGGTCCGCGCCCGTTATGCGATCGGTGCGGACGGCGCGAATTCCGCTGTCCGGCAAGGTCTTGCCATCGGCACCACAGGGCCGGGGGTACTGAGCCGCGCCACCTCGGTGGTCTTCGACGCGGACCTGCCGCGCTGGCGGGCCGAGCAGCCCGCCGGGGTCTACTTCACTATGCAGGGATCCTTCGCTCCGCTCTACCCCGAGGGCGGTTGGCTGTGGTTCGTGCCGACACCCGACGACGTCGTCGACGCCGATTGGCCCGCCCTGCTCGCGAACGCGCTCGGCCCGCAGGTGCCGGCCGAGGTGCTGCGGGTGCAGCACTGGGAGATGAACGCCCATGTGGCCGAACGCTTCCGCGCCGGCCGGGTACTGCTCGCCGGTGACGCCGCGCACGCACTGCCCATCGTCGGCGGCCTCGGCATGAACACCGGCGTCGCCGACGTGCACAACCTCTGCTGGAAGCTGGCGGGGGTGCTGCGCGGGTGGGCGGGCCCGAAGCTGTTGGACACCTACGAGATCGAGCGCCTGCCGGTGGCCCACCGGACCCTGCGGCAGGCCGTGGAGAACACCCGGCTCATGCTCCAGGTGCAGCACGGTCGCCGCGACCCGCGACCCGGCAACTCCCCGGCGAAGATCGAACTGCCTTGGTCCGAACAGTATTTCGCGCAGATGGGGCTGGTGCTGGGCGTCAGCTATCGCTCTGCCGCCGTGCACACCACCGACACCGCGGCAGCGGAATCGAGCGACATGGGAACGGAGTACGTACCCACCGCACTGCCGGGCCATCGCATGCCGCATCTGTGGCTCGCGGACGGCCGGTCCACGCTGGACCTGCTCGGCGCCTGGTTCACGCTGCTCACCCCGGCGCCGGACGAGTGGCAGCAACCCGCGCTGCCGTGGCCGTTGCGCATCGAGACCCTCGCCGGCGCGCATGCCGACCGCTGGGGGCTGGGGACCGACGGCGCGCTGCTCGTGCGACCCGACGGGCATATCGGCGCGCGGTGGGCGACCCGGCCGGACGCCGAATCGGCACTGCGCGAGGTACTGGCCGCGATTACCTGCACGCAGAGTTGA